The Acidicapsa acidisoli genome window below encodes:
- a CDS encoding amidase encodes MAPNQDSLDSIQSLRASFTSDSNLSARISELARSSLARANSNASKNTYLWRDEAWTLDEAQRSSSLPREAPAGNQDGWPPLRGIPVSVKDCFDLVGAPTSCGTIFYRERNGNAQQDSWLVERLRAAGAVITGKTHLHPLAYGITGENPDFGDCLQPGNAGALTGGSSSGAAASVMEGSAMAAIGTDTGGSVRVPAALCGLAAYRASLGRGDWRGGAHLAESFDTFGWLFRDLEDGPLLGSIFGPTDATGLKLPRTFAIVHEDFLHDCEPEVKANLRKCQAELESLGLIATTVPVEWWSDSTDIYAPIQASESARIHRGHFEHFESSIRRRLQWGETLTEPDLARFRQRHAAFRAYMDTLLAKHELLLLPAAPIVRLTAGADHSQTRPRLLRYTTPASLSGMPAVTIPFHQHGRPSGGMQLIAAREDDPRLLATAAALGVLRKPIDPTRHSY; translated from the coding sequence ATGGCGCCGAACCAAGATTCACTTGATTCAATTCAAAGTCTGCGAGCATCATTCACATCCGATTCAAATCTCAGCGCCCGGATTAGCGAATTAGCAAGGTCGTCTCTCGCCCGAGCGAACAGCAACGCAAGCAAGAACACCTACCTCTGGCGAGATGAGGCCTGGACCCTCGATGAAGCGCAGCGCTCTTCCTCACTGCCGCGTGAGGCCCCTGCTGGAAACCAAGATGGGTGGCCGCCACTCCGCGGAATCCCTGTCTCCGTCAAGGACTGTTTCGATCTTGTCGGAGCGCCCACAAGCTGCGGAACCATCTTCTACCGGGAACGGAACGGCAACGCTCAGCAGGATTCCTGGCTCGTCGAGCGATTGCGCGCCGCAGGCGCTGTGATTACTGGTAAGACTCATCTGCACCCCCTCGCCTATGGCATCACCGGCGAAAACCCTGACTTCGGCGACTGCCTTCAGCCCGGCAACGCTGGAGCACTCACCGGCGGCTCGTCCAGCGGCGCAGCCGCCAGCGTCATGGAAGGTTCCGCCATGGCCGCCATTGGCACCGATACAGGCGGTTCGGTCCGCGTGCCTGCGGCCTTGTGCGGTCTCGCCGCCTATCGCGCATCACTAGGCCGGGGAGACTGGCGCGGCGGCGCGCACCTCGCGGAGTCCTTCGACACCTTCGGTTGGCTTTTTCGCGACCTGGAAGATGGTCCCTTACTCGGATCAATCTTCGGCCCGACAGACGCGACCGGCTTGAAGTTGCCCCGCACCTTCGCGATAGTTCATGAAGATTTCCTTCACGATTGCGAGCCGGAAGTTAAGGCAAATCTGCGAAAATGTCAGGCAGAACTGGAATCGCTTGGCCTCATCGCAACCACAGTGCCAGTGGAGTGGTGGAGCGATTCCACTGATATCTATGCACCAATCCAGGCATCGGAATCAGCGCGTATCCATCGCGGCCACTTTGAGCACTTCGAATCCTCCATCCGCCGGCGCCTGCAGTGGGGGGAAACGCTCACCGAACCCGACCTAGCTCGATTCAGGCAGCGCCACGCCGCCTTCCGAGCCTACATGGACACCCTTCTCGCGAAACACGAGCTGCTCTTATTGCCAGCAGCTCCCATTGTGCGGCTCACAGCCGGAGCAGACCATAGTCAGACGCGCCCGCGCCTGCTGCGCTACACCACGCCAGCAAGCCTTTCGGGCATGCCAGCCGTCACAATTCCGTTCCATCAACACGGCCGGCCCAGCGGCGGCATGCAACTGATTGCAGCACGCGAAGACGATCCCCGGCTCCTGGCAACTGCGGCCGCTCTCGGCGTTCTTCGCAAGCCGATCGATCCAACACGGCACTCATATTAA
- a CDS encoding L-threonylcarbamoyladenylate synthase translates to MSAEILRVHPDEPQPERIEYIVSCLRQGDVVALPTDTFYGLAVDPVNLHAVEQIYQIKSRLKHKPLSLLIASLAQAYELARDIDDRFDRLAERFWPGPLTIIVRAGGKLPLRSTANTGNVALRIPDAPIARAVVECFGLPITATSANLAGASECAHAACVRDQIGDRIPLIVDGGPSGHAVPTTIVDLSGNNGLWQILREGAISTHEIALALQR, encoded by the coding sequence TTGTCCGCGGAGATTTTGCGGGTTCATCCCGACGAACCACAACCTGAGCGCATCGAATACATCGTTTCCTGTCTTCGCCAGGGCGACGTTGTGGCGTTGCCGACTGACACGTTCTATGGTCTGGCGGTCGATCCGGTGAACCTGCATGCGGTCGAGCAGATCTATCAGATCAAGTCCCGGTTGAAGCACAAGCCGCTGTCGCTGCTGATCGCCTCGCTGGCGCAGGCATACGAACTGGCGCGGGACATTGACGACAGATTTGACCGGCTTGCGGAACGATTCTGGCCGGGGCCGCTGACGATCATTGTTCGCGCGGGGGGCAAGCTGCCGCTACGCTCGACGGCCAACACGGGCAATGTGGCACTACGCATACCGGATGCTCCGATTGCACGGGCGGTGGTGGAGTGTTTTGGGCTGCCGATCACGGCAACGTCGGCGAATCTGGCCGGCGCGAGCGAGTGCGCCCATGCGGCCTGTGTGCGCGATCAGATTGGCGACCGGATTCCGCTGATTGTGGATGGAGGACCGTCGGGCCATGCCGTGCCTACGACGATTGTCGATCTTTCGGGTAACAATGGGCTTTGGCAGATCCTGCGCGAAGGGGCGATTTCGACACACGAGATCGCCTTGGCGTTGCAAAGGTAA
- a CDS encoding replication-associated recombination protein A yields the protein MNSSESNLFDLPSTPESAARRSRSAPLAERMRPRNLSEYAGQEHLIAPGKPLRVQIDHDDPASMIFWGPPGVGKTSLAKIIAETTQATFLEFSAVLSGIKEIKQVMAASEQASQMGSRTILFVDEIHRFNKAQQDAFLPYVERGTIRLIGATTENPSFEVIGALLSRCRVYVLKQLTEEQIVALLHRALEDRERGLGSLNLTADEEALTLLAGYSSGDCRNAYNALEVAAQLAAERAGNKHGRIDRALAEEALQQRVLLYDKTGEEHYNLISALHKSVRNSDPDAALYWLGRMFTSGEDPMYLARRVIRMAVEDIGLAAPEALNLCLSARQTMEFLGSPEGDLALAEAVVYLALAPKSNSIYLAYAEALKDIENTRQEPVPLHLRNAPTRLMKELDYGKGYRYAHDEADKVADMDCLPPSLLGRRYFEPTQEGREKQLSQRLEELRRIRQAKRGS from the coding sequence ATGAACTCCTCGGAATCGAACCTTTTCGACCTTCCATCCACCCCGGAATCCGCCGCCCGCCGCAGCCGCAGCGCACCGCTTGCCGAGCGCATGCGCCCCCGCAACCTCTCCGAATACGCCGGCCAGGAGCACCTCATCGCACCCGGCAAACCGCTCCGCGTCCAGATCGATCACGACGATCCGGCTTCCATGATCTTCTGGGGTCCTCCCGGTGTCGGCAAGACCAGTCTCGCCAAGATCATCGCCGAAACAACCCAGGCAACTTTCCTCGAATTCTCCGCCGTCCTCTCCGGCATAAAAGAAATCAAGCAGGTCATGGCCGCCAGCGAGCAGGCCTCGCAAATGGGCTCCCGGACCATCCTCTTTGTCGACGAAATTCACCGCTTCAACAAGGCCCAGCAAGACGCATTCCTGCCCTACGTCGAGCGCGGCACCATCCGCCTCATCGGCGCAACCACCGAAAACCCCTCCTTCGAAGTCATTGGCGCGCTGCTCTCCCGCTGCCGCGTCTACGTCCTGAAACAGCTCACCGAAGAGCAGATCGTCGCGCTCCTCCACCGCGCTCTCGAAGACCGCGAACGCGGTCTCGGCTCACTCAACCTCACCGCCGATGAGGAAGCCCTGACGCTTTTAGCAGGCTACTCCAGCGGCGACTGCCGCAATGCCTACAACGCCCTCGAAGTAGCCGCCCAACTGGCCGCCGAACGCGCCGGAAACAAGCATGGCCGCATCGACCGCGCTCTGGCCGAAGAAGCCCTCCAGCAGCGCGTCCTCCTCTACGACAAGACCGGAGAAGAACACTACAACCTCATCTCCGCCTTGCACAAAAGCGTCCGCAACAGCGACCCCGACGCAGCTCTCTACTGGCTCGGCCGCATGTTCACCTCCGGCGAAGACCCGATGTACCTCGCCCGCCGCGTCATCCGCATGGCCGTTGAAGACATCGGCCTCGCCGCTCCCGAGGCGCTCAATCTCTGCCTCAGCGCCCGCCAGACCATGGAGTTCCTCGGCTCTCCCGAAGGCGATCTCGCACTCGCCGAAGCCGTCGTTTACCTCGCACTCGCCCCCAAATCCAACTCTATTTACCTCGCTTACGCCGAAGCTCTCAAAGACATCGAGAATACTCGCCAGGAGCCTGTCCCGCTCCACCTGCGCAACGCCCCGACCCGCCTTATGAAAGAACTCGACTACGGCAAAGGCTACCGCTACGCCCACGACGAAGCGGACAAAGTCGCCGACATGGACTGTCTCCCTCCCTCGCTCCTCGGCCGCCGCTACTTCGAACCCACCCAGGAAGGCCGCGAAAAGCAGCTCTCGCAGCGCCTCGAAGAACTGCGTCGAATTCGCCAGGCAAAACGCGGTAGCTAA
- a CDS encoding TrmH family RNA methyltransferase — MAIRIVQSKQNSRVKELRAALSRPGRGSAEVVALEGFHLVEEALRSGLTIETIFIAQNSERLLNELRILDSVEILALPEEVLASAVTTETSQPIAALARPQLWNWPDLLGHASSQTLIVILAGIQDPGNLGTILRSAEAFGATGAISLSGTVSHWNPKAMRASAGSVFRLPILSVSESDCFTHLRESSIQTLAAMAHEAQPLSKVDLVKSVALVIGAEGSGISDEIASQCDARITIPCPGPVESLNAGVAASILLYEASQQRTTRRARRKA; from the coding sequence ATGGCTATCCGCATTGTACAGAGTAAGCAAAATTCCCGCGTGAAAGAGCTGCGGGCAGCGCTGTCGCGACCCGGTCGCGGCAGTGCGGAAGTCGTTGCGCTCGAAGGATTCCATCTCGTCGAAGAAGCTCTCCGCAGCGGCCTCACAATCGAAACCATCTTCATCGCCCAGAACAGTGAAAGGCTTCTGAACGAGCTGAGAATTCTTGATTCCGTAGAGATTTTGGCGTTGCCAGAGGAAGTTCTGGCCTCCGCCGTCACAACCGAGACCTCTCAGCCCATCGCCGCACTCGCCCGGCCGCAGCTATGGAATTGGCCGGACCTCCTCGGCCACGCATCATCGCAGACCCTAATCGTCATCCTCGCCGGCATTCAAGACCCCGGCAATCTCGGAACCATCCTGCGCTCCGCCGAAGCCTTCGGAGCCACCGGCGCAATCTCCCTATCCGGCACGGTAAGCCACTGGAATCCGAAGGCGATGCGCGCCTCAGCAGGCAGCGTCTTTCGTCTGCCGATCCTCTCTGTCTCAGAATCCGATTGCTTCACCCATCTCCGCGAATCCAGCATCCAAACCTTGGCAGCCATGGCCCATGAAGCCCAACCGCTCTCCAAAGTCGATCTTGTCAAGTCCGTAGCCCTCGTCATCGGAGCCGAAGGCAGCGGAATCTCCGACGAAATCGCCTCACAGTGTGACGCACGGATCACAATTCCCTGCCCCGGTCCCGTCGAAAGCCTCAACGCCGGAGTCGCCGCCAGCATCCTGCTCTACGAAGCCTCGCAGCAAAGAACCACCCGTCGAGCTCGGAGGAAGGCATGA
- a CDS encoding GyrI-like domain-containing protein, producing MLTVFSRTLLIAALAIAASCSLPAQSTPPNGAASSPMKTTLAVPIYVAGFQVRTSNAKEMSGNGEIGKLWMRFFQQNLAEQMPNRIGQTLMVVYSGYASDEKGEYDYLLGAPVTSADGIPATLTVRQIPAGQYAVITTAQGPAAEVVPSAWKHIWAMSPSELGGQRTFLIDYEIYDQRSAAPTNAQVEIHVGLRR from the coding sequence ATGCTCACCGTGTTCTCACGTACCCTGCTCATCGCAGCCCTGGCAATCGCGGCTTCGTGCAGCCTTCCCGCCCAAAGCACTCCGCCGAATGGAGCAGCCAGTTCCCCCATGAAAACCACCCTCGCAGTCCCAATCTACGTCGCCGGATTCCAGGTCCGAACCAGCAATGCGAAAGAAATGAGCGGCAATGGCGAAATCGGCAAGCTCTGGATGCGCTTCTTTCAGCAAAACCTCGCCGAGCAGATGCCGAACCGGATCGGCCAGACCCTCATGGTCGTCTACTCCGGCTATGCAAGCGACGAAAAAGGCGAATACGACTACCTCCTCGGCGCTCCCGTAACTTCAGCAGACGGAATCCCGGCAACCCTGACCGTCCGCCAGATCCCCGCCGGCCAATACGCAGTAATCACCACCGCGCAGGGTCCGGCAGCCGAAGTCGTTCCATCCGCCTGGAAGCATATCTGGGCCATGTCCCCATCAGAACTAGGAGGCCAGCGCACCTTCCTCATCGACTACGAAATCTACGACCAGCGCAGCGCTGCCCCCACCAATGCACAAGTCGAAATACACGTCGGTCTACGGCGCTAG
- a CDS encoding YdcF family protein produces MSIPVDGPDRPADSRGNWIASAARFLLIYFVAVFFLSALGWGIWVYVQIERYAYEDHAAPADVICVFGAAEYAGRPSPVLRARLDHALALYEHGIAPVVLTLGGSAPGDAFSEGQVGQAYLMANGVPEKAIIAETQSRSTEEQARRIVAIARANGYRRVVIVSDPAHLFRIREICASEGLQVLTSPRQQVAAVGSASEWQQMGHEILAYTLWRMHLH; encoded by the coding sequence ATGAGCATCCCCGTGGATGGACCCGATCGCCCGGCCGATTCACGCGGCAACTGGATAGCTTCAGCGGCGCGTTTTCTGCTGATTTACTTCGTTGCGGTTTTCTTCCTGTCCGCTCTGGGATGGGGCATCTGGGTTTATGTGCAGATCGAGCGGTATGCTTACGAAGACCATGCCGCCCCGGCCGATGTGATTTGCGTCTTTGGCGCAGCGGAATATGCGGGACGCCCGTCGCCGGTGTTGCGCGCACGGCTGGATCATGCGCTGGCTCTGTACGAACATGGCATCGCTCCCGTGGTGCTGACTCTGGGGGGAAGCGCGCCGGGGGATGCTTTTTCAGAGGGCCAGGTGGGACAGGCTTACCTGATGGCAAATGGGGTGCCTGAAAAGGCCATCATCGCCGAAACGCAGAGCCGCAGCACGGAGGAGCAGGCGCGTCGTATCGTCGCGATTGCTCGCGCCAACGGCTATCGCCGGGTGGTTATTGTCAGCGATCCGGCACATCTGTTTCGCATACGCGAGATTTGCGCGAGCGAAGGGCTGCAGGTGCTGACTTCGCCGCGGCAGCAGGTGGCTGCGGTGGGCAGCGCGAGCGAATGGCAGCAGATGGGGCACGAAATTCTGGCTTACACGCTTTGGCGGATGCACTTGCATTAG